A genomic window from Actinomycetota bacterium includes:
- a CDS encoding DUF2587 domain-containing protein: MDEHTIQHTDEHTGEGTDEQVVEQADEQAAEPEIVESAVTQPTKLIRIASMTRAMLDEVRQAPLDEAGRKRLLAVYTRTLEELKEALSVDLREELDDVFLPLTSQIPSESELRIAQAQLVGWLEGLFHGIQASLWTQQMAAQAQLQEVRSRKSLEAPDVTAGQYL; the protein is encoded by the coding sequence ATGGATGAACACACGATCCAACATACGGACGAGCACACCGGCGAGGGCACAGACGAGCAGGTGGTCGAGCAGGCCGACGAGCAGGCGGCGGAACCCGAGATCGTCGAGTCGGCGGTCACGCAACCGACCAAGCTGATCCGCATCGCGTCGATGACCCGAGCGATGCTCGACGAAGTTCGCCAGGCCCCCCTCGACGAGGCGGGGCGCAAACGACTCCTCGCCGTCTACACACGCACCCTGGAGGAGCTCAAAGAGGCGCTCTCGGTCGACTTGAGAGAGGAACTGGATGACGTGTTCCTCCCCCTCACTTCGCAGATCCCCTCCGAATCCGAACTCCGTATCGCCCAGGCGCAACTCGTCGGATGGCTCGAGGGACTCTTCCACGGCATCCAGGCGAGCTTGTGGACCCAGCAGATGGCGGCACAAGCTCAACTCCAGGAGGTCCGGTCCCGCAAATCGCTGGAAGCTCCCGACGTGACTGCGGGTCAATACCTTTAG
- a CDS encoding helix-turn-helix domain-containing protein gives MTDEYPQILDTAHVAELLGMNIQMVRKYAREGRIPAYRLPGGRTFRFFHDEIIEFVKQHPASELQDDLESGG, from the coding sequence ATGACGGACGAGTACCCACAGATTCTCGACACGGCACATGTCGCCGAACTGCTCGGCATGAACATCCAGATGGTGCGCAAGTACGCGAGAGAAGGACGCATCCCCGCCTACCGGTTGCCCGGGGGGCGCACGTTCCGGTTCTTCCACGACGAGATCATCGAGTTCGTGAAACAACATCCGGCAAGCGAGTTGCAGGACGATCTGGAGTCAGGCGGGTAA
- the cpaB gene encoding Flp pilus assembly protein CpaB: protein MAGLVAVVLNFAFLRSQQNTVNVAIAVEDIPAGARLETDMIGFTPVHAQSDVEDRMVGTGEMDGLIGMVVARSIPSGTLLSERDFVLPSSTVRAMSIPVDPEHAVGGALRPGDRVDILQSADGAARYVLVGAEVLTVGDGTGGALGGAGRYAVTVALDAQSALEVAAALSEGTLDLVRSTGSAPPSILVYPPVDQP, encoded by the coding sequence GTGGCGGGTCTCGTCGCGGTGGTTCTGAACTTCGCGTTTCTGCGCTCGCAACAGAACACGGTGAATGTCGCCATCGCCGTAGAGGACATTCCGGCCGGTGCCCGGCTCGAGACGGACATGATCGGGTTCACACCCGTGCACGCGCAGAGCGACGTCGAGGATCGAATGGTCGGAACCGGTGAGATGGATGGCCTCATCGGTATGGTGGTCGCCCGCTCCATTCCGTCGGGAACCCTGCTGTCCGAACGTGATTTCGTGTTGCCTTCCTCGACCGTGCGAGCGATGAGCATTCCGGTGGATCCCGAGCATGCCGTCGGAGGCGCGCTGCGTCCGGGGGACCGCGTCGATATCCTCCAGTCGGCGGACGGTGCCGCCCGGTACGTTCTCGTCGGGGCGGAGGTGCTGACGGTCGGTGACGGAACCGGCGGAGCGCTCGGTGGCGCAGGCCGCTATGCGGTCACGGTGGCCCTGGACGCGCAATCGGCACTCGAAGTTGCAGCCGCCCTGTCCGAAGGAACGCTGGACCTCGTGCGTTCGACGGGGTCGGCGCCACCTTCGATCTTGGTCTATCCGCCGGTTGATCAGCCGTGA
- a CDS encoding CpaF family protein — protein MSAYDDIRSAAVQIIERRKLDVQAERELTRAAVTEAVGTYQRQADHGGNKALLDPAEMIERVFHAVADFGPLTDILTDSGVEEIFIEGDRVSSIDGDGRLHALSRPTTEEENRRVVDRLLADTDRHLDVANPIVQARVLRDSARLTAVMPPIADRLSVTIRRYALRRETLASLVELGSMTPSAAGFLWAVTQANSSIIVSGPPGAGKTSMLAALIAAIPPGDCLRSCEEVRELHVPIVHGSYYEARPPSLDGSGAIPLRDLVKIILAMRPDRIVVGEVRGAEAFELTRAVNAGCGFSCTVHANSAREALSALVNAALMAGENVTESVVRNVFASCIDFVVHLDRDTSVRSDRGLRRRVMEVLSVVPSLHDDFTTEPIFLRSDLGGPLEWTGVFPPDDLTRRIQRSLPEGMTLRSIFEGRLSPL, from the coding sequence ATGAGCGCCTACGACGACATTCGCTCTGCCGCGGTCCAGATCATCGAGCGGCGGAAGCTCGACGTGCAGGCCGAGCGCGAGCTGACGCGTGCCGCCGTGACCGAGGCGGTCGGGACCTATCAGCGACAGGCCGACCACGGTGGGAACAAGGCGCTCCTCGATCCTGCAGAGATGATCGAGCGGGTCTTTCACGCCGTCGCCGACTTCGGCCCACTCACCGACATACTCACCGATTCCGGGGTTGAAGAGATCTTCATCGAAGGAGACCGCGTGTCCTCCATCGACGGTGACGGGAGATTGCACGCGCTGAGCCGTCCCACCACGGAGGAGGAGAACCGGCGCGTGGTCGACCGGCTTCTGGCGGACACGGATCGTCATCTCGATGTGGCGAACCCGATCGTGCAGGCCAGGGTCTTGCGAGACTCGGCCCGATTGACCGCCGTCATGCCGCCGATCGCCGATCGCCTCTCGGTCACGATCCGCAGGTATGCGCTTCGCCGGGAGACGCTCGCGTCGCTGGTCGAACTCGGCTCGATGACACCGTCGGCGGCCGGGTTCTTGTGGGCCGTGACACAGGCGAACTCGAGCATCATCGTTTCCGGGCCTCCCGGGGCGGGCAAGACGTCGATGCTTGCCGCGCTGATCGCCGCCATCCCACCGGGAGACTGCCTGCGAAGCTGTGAAGAAGTTCGCGAGTTGCATGTCCCGATCGTTCACGGCTCCTATTACGAGGCTCGGCCACCGTCGCTCGACGGGTCGGGGGCGATACCGCTGCGAGATCTCGTCAAGATCATCTTGGCGATGCGGCCGGACCGGATCGTCGTGGGGGAGGTTCGTGGCGCCGAAGCCTTCGAACTCACGCGGGCCGTCAACGCAGGCTGCGGGTTCTCGTGCACGGTACACGCGAACTCTGCGCGTGAGGCGCTCTCTGCACTGGTCAACGCGGCGCTGATGGCAGGGGAGAACGTCACCGAATCGGTCGTTCGCAACGTCTTCGCTTCCTGCATCGACTTCGTCGTGCATCTCGACAGAGACACGTCGGTGCGGTCGGATCGTGGCCTCCGGCGACGAGTCATGGAGGTGCTCTCCGTCGTTCCGTCGCTGCACGACGACTTCACGACGGAACCGATCTTTCTCCGAAGCGACCTGGGCGGGCCGCTCGAATGGACCGGTGTGTTCCCACCCGACGACCTCACGAGACGCATCCAGCGGTCCCTCCCCGAGGGCATGACACTGCGCTCGATCTTCGAGGGGAGACTGTCACCGTTGTGA
- a CDS encoding 50S ribosomal protein L25, producing MQVTLRAETGRERGSRPSRRLRRQGLVPAVVYGRGLEPVAIAVNARELYAVLHSDAGLNALINLEIEDGASQLTMARELQRHPVRGEITHLDFVTISLTEKTQVEVGIELIGESEGVIEGGIVETIRNSVEVEALPTEIPQSIVVDITEMTIGDTLRISDLPAIEGVEYLDDPDDPVVTIVVPAAIVAEEAVEGEELEEGVEGEEGEEGEEPEGE from the coding sequence ATGCAAGTCACGCTGCGCGCCGAAACAGGGCGCGAGCGAGGGAGTCGGCCCTCACGAAGGTTGCGGCGCCAGGGTCTGGTCCCCGCCGTCGTCTACGGTAGGGGCCTGGAGCCCGTCGCGATCGCCGTGAATGCTCGCGAGCTGTACGCGGTGCTGCACTCGGATGCGGGCCTCAACGCGCTCATCAACCTCGAGATCGAAGATGGCGCCTCCCAGCTGACCATGGCCCGTGAGCTGCAGCGGCATCCCGTCCGCGGCGAGATCACGCACCTCGACTTCGTCACGATCTCACTCACGGAGAAGACACAGGTCGAAGTCGGCATCGAGCTGATCGGCGAGTCCGAGGGTGTCATAGAAGGTGGCATCGTCGAGACGATTCGCAACAGTGTCGAGGTGGAGGCCCTGCCGACAGAGATCCCACAGTCGATCGTCGTGGACATCACGGAGATGACGATCGGCGACACGCTGCGCATCTCCGACCTTCCCGCCATCGAAGGCGTCGAGTATCTCGACGACCCGGACGACCCGGTCGTCACCATCGTCGTGCCTGCGGCGATCGTTGCCGAAGAGGCCGTCGAGGGTGAGGAACTCGAAGAGGGCGTCGAGGGCGAAGAGGGCGAAGAGGGCGAAGAACCGGAAGGCGAGTAG
- a CDS encoding aminoacyl-tRNA hydrolase has translation MKVIVGLRNPERRYDGTRHNVGGEVVEAVAERWGFRLRRGPRRVAASVAQGSIGGVDVILALPRVAMNVSGPPVASILRYYGASTDDLLVTHDDIDLPFGRLRLHYGRGSGGHNGVRSIVATIGSRDFYRLKIGIGRPPGRMDPAAFVLQRFGKDERPEIDRLISDAADVIEQYLVDPESAVQAAGGRRPQDPR, from the coding sequence ATGAAGGTGATCGTCGGCCTGCGCAATCCAGAGCGGCGCTACGACGGGACCAGACACAACGTCGGAGGGGAAGTCGTCGAGGCCGTCGCGGAGCGATGGGGCTTTCGCCTCCGTCGCGGCCCGCGGCGCGTGGCCGCTTCCGTGGCCCAAGGGAGCATCGGCGGGGTCGATGTGATCCTGGCCCTCCCTCGTGTTGCGATGAACGTCTCGGGACCGCCGGTGGCATCCATCCTGCGCTACTACGGTGCGAGCACCGACGATCTTCTCGTCACGCACGATGACATCGATCTTCCGTTCGGCCGACTTCGCCTGCACTACGGGCGAGGATCCGGTGGCCACAACGGGGTGCGCTCGATCGTCGCCACCATAGGCAGCCGGGACTTCTACCGACTCAAGATCGGTATCGGACGTCCACCGGGGCGCATGGACCCTGCAGCATTCGTGCTGCAGAGATTCGGCAAGGACGAACGTCCCGAGATCGACCGGCTCATCAGCGATGCCGCGGACGTCATCGAGCAGTATCTCGTCGATCCCGAGAGCGCCGTGCAGGCCGCCGGTGGTCGACGGCCGCAGGATCCTCGGTAG
- the glpK gene encoding glycerol kinase GlpK, with protein sequence MPRTSSSSISSIPRAPCRPPVVDGRRILGRVTAKEVPLFVAAIDQGTTSSRCMVFDHAGMVVSSAQKEHRQIFPRPGWVEHDASEIWDRTVEVVEGALSAGGLTASDLAAVGITNQRETTVLWDRATGTPVHNAIVWQDTRTAELCEHLGGAEGPDRFRSRTGLPIATYFSGPKIAWLLERSAELRARAESGDVLFGTMDTWLLWKLTGVHATDVTNASRTLLMDLETLQWDETLLAEMGIPRAMLPEIRSSVGVFGTAAGPLEGVPVGGILGDQQAALFGQACFDPGDAKNTYGTGCFMLMNTGGRPVPSKNGLLTTVGYRIGSEPAVYALEGSIAVAGAIVQWLRDNLGIIERSGDVEALAKTVSDNGDVYFVPAFSGLFAPRWRADARGAIVGLTRFATSGHIARAALESTAFQTREVLDAMRADSGVQLRELKVDGGMVVDGLLMQFQADVLGVPVIRPEVVETTALGAAYAAGLAVEYWDGPADLRANWSESSRWTPAMGEKRRDALYARWNQAVERTLGWVPAGSLERAAKE encoded by the coding sequence ATGCCGCGGACGTCATCGAGCAGTATCTCGTCGATCCCGAGAGCGCCGTGCAGGCCGCCGGTGGTCGACGGCCGCAGGATCCTCGGTAGGGTGACGGCGAAGGAGGTTCCATTGTTCGTCGCTGCCATCGATCAGGGGACGACGAGCAGCCGCTGCATGGTCTTCGACCATGCCGGAATGGTCGTCTCGTCTGCACAGAAAGAACATCGACAGATATTCCCGAGACCGGGATGGGTCGAACATGACGCATCCGAGATCTGGGATCGGACGGTCGAGGTTGTCGAAGGCGCCCTTTCGGCCGGCGGCCTCACCGCTTCGGACCTGGCGGCGGTCGGGATCACCAATCAGCGCGAAACGACCGTTCTGTGGGACAGAGCCACCGGGACGCCCGTTCACAATGCGATCGTGTGGCAGGACACACGCACCGCAGAACTCTGTGAGCACCTTGGTGGAGCAGAGGGGCCCGACCGATTCCGGTCTCGCACGGGGCTCCCGATCGCCACCTACTTCTCGGGTCCGAAGATCGCATGGCTGCTGGAACGGTCGGCCGAGCTGAGAGCTCGTGCCGAATCCGGCGACGTGCTGTTCGGGACCATGGACACGTGGCTGCTCTGGAAGCTCACCGGTGTGCATGCGACCGACGTGACGAATGCAAGCCGCACCTTGCTGATGGACCTGGAGACACTCCAGTGGGACGAGACCCTGCTCGCAGAGATGGGTATCCCGCGTGCGATGCTTCCCGAGATCCGATCTTCCGTCGGCGTGTTCGGCACGGCAGCAGGGCCGCTCGAGGGAGTTCCCGTTGGCGGGATTCTTGGAGACCAGCAGGCAGCCCTGTTCGGACAGGCGTGCTTCGATCCGGGCGATGCCAAGAACACGTACGGAACCGGCTGCTTCATGCTCATGAACACGGGTGGGCGGCCGGTGCCGTCCAAGAACGGACTGCTCACCACCGTCGGCTACCGCATCGGGTCGGAGCCCGCCGTGTACGCGCTGGAGGGCTCGATCGCCGTGGCGGGCGCCATCGTCCAGTGGCTGCGGGACAATCTCGGCATCATCGAGCGATCCGGCGATGTCGAGGCATTGGCCAAGACGGTGTCCGACAACGGGGACGTGTACTTTGTCCCGGCGTTCAGCGGTCTCTTTGCCCCTCGATGGCGTGCCGACGCGCGGGGAGCGATCGTCGGACTGACACGGTTCGCAACATCAGGGCATATTGCGCGGGCGGCCCTGGAATCGACGGCATTTCAGACCCGGGAAGTGCTCGACGCGATGCGCGCGGATTCCGGTGTGCAGTTGAGAGAGCTCAAGGTCGACGGCGGCATGGTCGTCGACGGGTTGTTGATGCAGTTCCAGGCCGACGTTCTGGGAGTACCCGTGATTCGACCGGAGGTCGTGGAGACGACGGCGCTCGGCGCGGCCTATGCGGCCGGACTCGCGGTCGAGTACTGGGACGGCCCGGCGGATCTGCGGGCGAATTGGAGCGAGAGTTCGCGATGGACGCCGGCGATGGGCGAGAAACGGCGAGACGCACTGTACGCACGATGGAACCAGGCGGTCGAACGGACGCTCGGGTGGGTGCCGGCTGGTAGCCTCGAAAGAGCGGCAAAGGAGTAG
- a CDS encoding universal stress protein → MKIVVGFIRTQEGEAALQAAIDEAKLRNGELVVVHSMMGGDHEKAEHVLAYREELDEIERRLDEEGVAHSVHEYVRGYSPSEDLIKAADDEGAGLIVIGLRKRSAVGKLLLGSNAQEILLGAHCPVLAVKAKY, encoded by the coding sequence ATGAAGATCGTGGTCGGCTTTATCAGGACTCAGGAAGGCGAAGCGGCACTGCAGGCGGCAATCGATGAGGCGAAGTTACGCAATGGCGAATTGGTCGTGGTGCATTCGATGATGGGCGGCGACCACGAGAAAGCGGAGCATGTGCTCGCCTATCGAGAGGAACTCGACGAAATCGAGAGACGCCTCGACGAGGAGGGCGTTGCGCACAGCGTCCATGAGTATGTGCGAGGGTATTCACCTTCCGAGGACCTCATCAAGGCAGCCGACGACGAGGGTGCCGGCCTGATCGTGATCGGGCTGCGGAAGCGCTCCGCCGTGGGAAAGCTGCTGCTCGGCAGCAACGCCCAGGAGATTCTCCTCGGCGCCCACTGCCCCGTGCTCGCCGTCAAAGCGAAATACTGA
- a CDS encoding tryptophanase produces the protein MPYRTIIEPFRIHSVQAINFPTREEREAALRRAGYNLFGLHGDEVIIDLLTDSGTGAMSSRQWAGMMDGDESYAGSRSFYRFRDVITEITGFSEIIPTHQGRASERILFSTIVGPGDVVPNNTHFDTTRANIEHQGAEARDLLNAEGHDPTVVAPFKGNMDIDALEATIREVGAEHIPMVMVTVTNNSGGGQPVSLANLRSVREVCDRHGIRFFLDACRFAENAWFIKQREDGYADKTPLEIAQEMFSIVDGCTMSAKKDGLANIGGFIGLRDAELAQEARNLLILTEGFPTYGGLAGYDLEAIAIGLQEVLDEEYLRYRIRSTAYLAEKVRAAGVPIVRPPGGHAVYLDAKAFLPHVPPSAYPAQALAIELYRDGGVRGVEIGSVMFGKPQDDGTEIPSEMELVRLAVPRRTYTQSHIDYVGEVVISVAQHAEEIRGYRIVEQAPWLRHFTARFEPL, from the coding sequence ATGCCCTATCGCACCATCATCGAACCGTTCCGGATCCACAGTGTTCAGGCGATCAACTTTCCGACCCGAGAGGAGCGCGAAGCCGCTCTACGGCGTGCCGGATACAACCTGTTCGGACTGCACGGCGATGAAGTCATCATCGATCTTCTGACCGATTCGGGGACCGGCGCGATGTCCTCACGCCAGTGGGCGGGGATGATGGACGGCGACGAGTCCTACGCCGGGAGTCGCTCCTTCTACCGTTTCCGAGACGTCATCACCGAGATCACCGGCTTCTCCGAGATCATCCCGACCCATCAGGGACGGGCATCCGAGCGCATCCTGTTCAGCACGATCGTCGGACCGGGCGATGTCGTGCCCAACAACACGCACTTCGACACGACGAGGGCGAACATCGAGCACCAGGGCGCCGAAGCCAGGGATCTGCTCAACGCCGAAGGGCACGATCCGACGGTCGTTGCGCCGTTCAAGGGCAACATGGACATCGACGCACTCGAAGCCACCATCCGAGAGGTCGGCGCCGAGCACATCCCGATGGTGATGGTCACGGTCACGAACAACTCCGGTGGCGGACAGCCGGTATCGCTTGCGAACCTGCGGTCCGTCCGGGAGGTGTGCGACCGCCACGGGATCCGTTTCTTCCTCGATGCCTGCCGCTTCGCAGAGAACGCCTGGTTCATCAAACAGCGCGAAGACGGATACGCCGACAAGACGCCTCTGGAGATCGCCCAAGAGATGTTCTCGATCGTCGACGGCTGCACGATGTCGGCGAAGAAGGACGGCCTTGCCAACATCGGTGGCTTCATCGGTCTGCGCGATGCCGAGCTGGCGCAAGAGGCACGCAACCTGCTGATCCTCACCGAAGGGTTTCCCACGTACGGTGGCCTCGCCGGGTACGACCTGGAAGCGATTGCGATCGGGCTCCAGGAAGTGCTCGACGAGGAATACCTGCGGTATCGGATCCGCTCGACCGCATATCTCGCCGAGAAGGTGCGTGCCGCCGGTGTCCCGATCGTTCGGCCGCCGGGAGGTCATGCCGTCTATCTCGACGCCAAGGCGTTCCTGCCGCATGTCCCACCGAGCGCCTACCCGGCGCAGGCGCTGGCGATCGAGCTGTATCGGGACGGAGGCGTCAGAGGCGTCGAGATCGGTTCGGTCATGTTCGGCAAGCCGCAGGACGACGGGACCGAGATCCCGTCGGAGATGGAGTTGGTGCGCCTCGCCGTACCGCGCCGGACCTATACGCAGAGCCACATCGACTACGTCGGCGAAGTCGTCATCTCCGTCGCGCAGCACGCCGAGGAGATACGCGGGTACAGGATCGTCGAGCAGGCGCCGTGGTTGCGTCACTTCACTGCCCGCTTCGAACCCCTCTAA
- the pgsA gene encoding CDP-diacylglycerol--glycerol-3-phosphate 3-phosphatidyltransferase: protein MSLPDLLGVIRILMTPLVMVLVLTDSRAGFLVAAALFVIAAFTDFLDGYFARRWDIGTVLGAFIDSTADKLLVTGTLLALIAVDRVSVWAALIIIAREIVVMTLRGVVAIEGELVRPSIWGKAKANVQYIAIVLAMLRLFKPLGPLFLDEWVMWVAVLLTLASGWGYVQAFRSVVGRVDR from the coding sequence GTGTCATTACCCGACCTGCTTGGTGTCATCCGAATCTTGATGACCCCGCTGGTGATGGTGCTGGTCCTCACCGACAGTCGAGCCGGATTCCTCGTCGCCGCGGCGCTGTTCGTGATCGCAGCGTTCACCGATTTCCTCGACGGGTACTTCGCCAGACGGTGGGACATCGGGACCGTCCTCGGCGCCTTCATCGACTCGACCGCCGACAAGCTGCTGGTCACCGGCACGCTCCTGGCGCTGATCGCCGTCGATCGCGTGTCGGTATGGGCGGCGCTGATCATCATCGCCAGGGAGATCGTCGTGATGACGCTGCGCGGCGTCGTCGCCATCGAAGGTGAGCTCGTCAGACCGTCCATCTGGGGCAAGGCAAAGGCGAACGTGCAGTACATCGCCATCGTGCTCGCCATGCTTCGTCTCTTCAAGCCGTTGGGGCCGCTGTTTCTCGACGAATGGGTGATGTGGGTGGCGGTGCTCCTGACGCTCGCTTCGGGCTGGGGTTACGTGCAGGCGTTCCGCTCCGTCGTCGGGAGGGTCGATCGGTGA
- a CDS encoding NAD-dependent epimerase/dehydratase family protein encodes MSVFVTGGSGVVGREVVRLLVADGRDVRALARSDASVSLVEDLGARSIRGDILDYPGLVNAMRESETVFHIAGMNTMCARDREPMRMVNVDGTRNVIRAAAAAGVRRVVCTSSAVTLGERRGEIGSESSRHRGWFLSAYERTKFEAEQVALGERIGVEVVAVNPSSVQGPGRVTGTGRLLLALLNGKLPFVIDTRVSLVDITDCARGHLLAETKGATGERYVLSGFTMTMEEAVCMLGDAAGVPLRVRRVPGSMATVAGVLVEGGGRLRRRTPPFCGEMARVIRFGHAYDGSRATRELGLRYTAPRDTIARTVAWYRENGYL; translated from the coding sequence GTGAGTGTGTTCGTGACCGGCGGCTCCGGCGTCGTCGGTCGTGAGGTCGTCCGACTGCTTGTCGCCGACGGAAGGGATGTTCGCGCTCTGGCCCGATCCGACGCATCGGTGAGTCTCGTCGAGGATCTCGGCGCCCGGTCGATCCGGGGAGACATTCTCGACTATCCGGGTCTGGTGAACGCGATGCGCGAATCGGAGACGGTCTTCCACATCGCAGGGATGAACACGATGTGTGCTCGGGATCGGGAACCGATGCGGATGGTCAACGTCGACGGTACCCGCAACGTGATCCGCGCCGCGGCGGCCGCAGGGGTCCGAAGAGTCGTCTGCACCTCGTCGGCGGTGACCCTTGGTGAGCGCAGGGGGGAGATCGGCTCCGAGTCGAGCCGCCATCGCGGATGGTTCCTGTCCGCATATGAGCGCACGAAGTTCGAGGCCGAGCAGGTGGCGCTGGGGGAGCGGATCGGCGTCGAAGTCGTCGCCGTCAACCCGTCCTCGGTGCAGGGGCCCGGGCGTGTCACCGGAACCGGCCGCCTGTTGCTCGCTCTTCTCAACGGCAAGCTCCCATTCGTCATCGACACCCGAGTCAGCCTCGTGGACATCACCGACTGCGCACGAGGCCATCTACTCGCCGAGACCAAAGGGGCGACCGGAGAACGGTATGTGTTGTCGGGGTTCACGATGACCATGGAGGAAGCGGTGTGCATGCTCGGCGACGCGGCCGGTGTACCGCTCCGTGTGCGTAGGGTGCCCGGGTCGATGGCGACCGTGGCCGGGGTGCTGGTCGAGGGCGGTGGGCGCCTTCGGAGGCGGACGCCGCCGTTCTGTGGGGAGATGGCCCGCGTCATCCGGTTCGGACATGCGTACGACGGATCCAGGGCGACGCGAGAACTTGGCCTTCGCTACACCGCGCCGCGCGACACCATCGCCAGGACGGTCGCCTGGTATCGGGAGAACGGCTACCTGTAG